In Streptomyces dangxiongensis, one DNA window encodes the following:
- a CDS encoding lytic polysaccharide monooxygenase auxiliary activity family 9 protein: MTRMTARLSVRVAAAAAPLLLLPWAAGPAQAHGAPTDPVSRVYACSPEGGAAARSAACRAAVAANGAPFTAWDNLRVAGVGGRDRRVIPDGRLCSGNLPAYRGLDLARTDWPATRLTPGARLTLTYASTIAHTGTFRLYLTRPGYDPAKPLTWSDLPERPFAEVTDPPLRDGAYHIGATLPADRTGRQMLYTVWQNSSTPDTYYSCSDVVFPGRARAAGAATGTTPAATAPASSRPRPARTAGSPPVSPTAAHGRREGRPEAAAGDGSPVVDATRDGSGVSAPLLAGGAAAVLLVTGGAALALRLRRR; this comes from the coding sequence ATGACCCGGATGACCGCCCGCCTGAGTGTCAGGGTGGCCGCCGCGGCGGCGCCGCTCCTGCTCCTGCCGTGGGCGGCGGGGCCCGCGCAGGCGCACGGCGCCCCCACGGATCCGGTCAGCCGGGTCTACGCGTGCTCCCCCGAGGGCGGCGCCGCCGCCCGGTCGGCGGCCTGCCGGGCCGCGGTCGCGGCGAACGGCGCCCCGTTCACCGCGTGGGACAACCTGCGGGTGGCGGGGGTGGGGGGCCGTGACCGGCGGGTGATCCCGGACGGCCGGCTGTGCAGCGGCAACCTGCCGGCGTACCGGGGGCTGGATCTGGCCCGGACCGACTGGCCGGCGACGCGGCTGACGCCGGGGGCCCGGCTGACGCTGACGTACGCGTCGACCATCGCGCACACGGGCACGTTCCGGCTCTATCTGACCCGGCCGGGCTACGACCCCGCGAAGCCGCTGACCTGGTCCGACCTGCCGGAGCGGCCCTTCGCCGAGGTCACCGACCCGCCGCTGCGCGACGGCGCGTACCACATCGGCGCGACGCTGCCGGCGGACCGGACGGGCCGGCAGATGCTGTACACGGTCTGGCAGAACAGCAGCACGCCGGACACGTACTACTCGTGTTCCGACGTGGTGTTCCCGGGGCGTGCGAGAGCCGCCGGCGCGGCAACGGGCACGACACCGGCGGCGACGGCTCCGGCGTCATCGCGCCCGCGGCCCGCGCGGACGGCGGGTTCTCCGCCGGTGAGCCCGACCGCCGCGCACGGGCGGCGGGAGGGGCGTCCCGAGGCCGCCGCGGGTGACGGGTCGCCGGTGGTGGACGCCACCCGCGACGGCTCGGGGGTCTCGGCGCCGCTGCTGGCGGGCGGCGCCGCCGCGGTGCTGTTGGTCACCGGGGGCGCCGCCCTCGCTCTGCGGCTGCGACGACGCTGA
- a CDS encoding ABC transporter ATP-binding protein: MIRIDSVTKRYPDGTVAVDRLSLEIPDRAITVLVGPSGCGKTTTLRMINRMVEPSEGSILLDGQDIRRQPVNTLRRSMGYVIQNAGLFQHRTILDNVATVPRLLGWSKQKARARAAELMERVGLDPALAKRYPYQLSGGQQQRVGVARALAADPPVLLMDEPFSAVDPIVRKGLQDELLRIQQELGKTIVFVTHDIDEAIKLGTKVAVLRTGGRLAQFAPPAELLSAPADSFVEDFLGADRGIRRLSFFPSAGLRLETGPVVPIDADAERLASRATADWLLVTDADGRPLGWSEPERLTAGSVDRDRLLPYGRPFVPGTDSLRAALDGAVLSPTGWAVAVDGEGHAVGVVSQQAIGEAIRAAHDRAAERAEVNAG, translated from the coding sequence TTGATACGGATAGACTCAGTCACGAAGCGATATCCGGACGGAACGGTCGCGGTCGACCGGCTGTCGCTGGAGATACCCGACCGCGCGATCACCGTCCTCGTCGGGCCCTCCGGCTGCGGCAAGACGACGACCCTGCGGATGATCAACCGGATGGTGGAGCCCAGCGAGGGCAGCATCCTCCTCGACGGCCAGGACATCCGGCGGCAGCCGGTCAACACGCTGCGCCGGTCGATGGGTTACGTCATCCAGAACGCCGGACTCTTCCAGCACCGCACCATCCTCGACAACGTCGCCACCGTGCCCCGCCTGCTCGGCTGGAGCAAGCAGAAGGCGCGGGCCCGGGCCGCCGAGCTGATGGAACGGGTCGGACTCGACCCGGCCCTGGCCAAGCGGTATCCGTACCAGCTCTCCGGCGGCCAGCAGCAGCGCGTCGGCGTGGCCCGCGCACTCGCCGCTGATCCGCCGGTGCTGCTGATGGACGAACCGTTCTCCGCCGTCGACCCCATCGTCCGCAAGGGCCTCCAGGACGAACTCCTGCGCATCCAGCAGGAGTTGGGCAAGACCATCGTCTTCGTCACCCACGACATCGACGAGGCGATCAAACTGGGCACCAAGGTCGCCGTGCTGCGCACCGGTGGCCGGCTCGCCCAGTTCGCCCCGCCCGCCGAACTGCTCAGCGCGCCCGCCGACTCCTTCGTGGAGGACTTCCTCGGCGCCGACCGCGGCATCCGCCGGCTGTCCTTCTTCCCGTCCGCGGGGCTCCGGCTGGAGACCGGGCCCGTGGTGCCGATCGACGCCGACGCCGAGCGGCTGGCCTCCCGGGCCACGGCCGACTGGCTCCTCGTCACCGACGCCGACGGCAGGCCCCTCGGCTGGAGCGAGCCGGAACGGCTCACCGCCGGATCCGTCGACCGCGACCGGCTCCTGCCGTACGGGCGGCCGTTCGTGCCCGGCACCGACTCGCTGCGCGCCGCCCTCGACGGGGCCGTCCTCTCGCCGACCGGGTGGGCGGTCGCGGTGGACGGCGAGGGCCACGCCGTCGGCGTCGTCTCCCAGCAGGCCATCGGTGAGGCGATCCGCGCCGCGCACGACCGCGCGGCGGAGCGGGCCGAGGTGAACGCCGGGTGA
- a CDS encoding ABC transporter permease — translation MSGFFDLPSDLQHSYLGLVGLHLREALLPVLAGLLLSLPVAQLCVRFRWMYPPVLGITTVLYAIPSLAFFVVLIDYFGQSETTVMIPLALYSLVVLVPAIVDGVRSVPPETLAAAQAMGFGAVRRYLQIQLPIAVPAIIAGLRVATVSSISLVSVGMLIGNQGALGNMLYDAQTYHRPALAVNSVVTIAVLGILADGVLVLLRLLLTPWMPRKGATR, via the coding sequence ATGAGCGGCTTCTTCGACCTCCCGAGCGACCTCCAGCACAGCTATCTCGGCCTCGTCGGGCTGCACCTGCGCGAGGCACTGCTGCCGGTGCTGGCCGGACTGCTCCTCTCACTGCCCGTGGCCCAGCTATGCGTACGGTTCCGCTGGATGTACCCGCCCGTTCTCGGCATCACCACCGTTCTCTACGCCATCCCGTCGCTCGCCTTCTTCGTCGTGCTCATCGACTACTTCGGGCAGAGCGAGACGACCGTGATGATCCCGCTCGCCCTCTACAGCCTGGTCGTGCTGGTCCCGGCGATCGTCGACGGTGTCCGCTCGGTGCCTCCGGAGACCCTGGCCGCCGCCCAGGCCATGGGCTTCGGAGCCGTACGGCGCTACCTCCAGATCCAGTTGCCCATCGCCGTGCCCGCGATCATCGCCGGCCTCAGGGTGGCGACCGTCTCCAGCATCTCCCTGGTCAGCGTCGGCATGCTCATCGGCAACCAGGGCGCGCTCGGCAACATGCTCTACGACGCCCAGACCTACCACCGCCCCGCCCTCGCCGTGAACTCGGTCGTGACCATCGCGGTGCTGGGCATCCTCGCCGACGGCGTGCTGGTCCTCCTCCGCCTCCTCCTCACCCCCTGGATGCCGCGGAAGGGTGCCACCCGGTGA
- a CDS encoding ABC transporter substrate-binding protein — translation MTYTTHFSRSIRRNRGAAVVALAAATALLAGCSSKDDKGGNPLTDDKASGDSVVVGSNNFPESTLLADIYGEALRAKGFKITYKPNIGSRETTYGLLKNGAVTVLPEYNGALLAYLDQKAAPKTAAETTEAIKAKLDPKLTLLNPAPAQDKDSVTVNAATAKKYHLTGKSSVADLKDIAKDLVIGGSPEFQTRQQGLLGLKSVYGLDFKSFKALDAGGPLTLAALQKDAVQVADLFTTDPNISEEKFVVLQDPKNLFGFENVQPLVHKSTLSRKGVDALNAVSAKLDTATLLELDNQAQVQKKDPLDVAKAWLKSAGLA, via the coding sequence GTGACTTACACGACCCACTTCAGCAGGTCCATCCGGAGGAACCGAGGCGCGGCGGTGGTCGCCCTCGCAGCGGCGACGGCTCTGCTGGCGGGCTGTTCCTCCAAGGACGACAAGGGCGGCAACCCGCTCACGGACGACAAGGCGAGCGGCGACAGCGTCGTCGTCGGCTCCAACAACTTCCCCGAGAGCACGCTGCTGGCCGACATCTACGGCGAGGCCCTCCGGGCCAAGGGCTTCAAGATCACCTACAAGCCGAACATCGGCAGCCGCGAGACCACCTACGGGCTGCTCAAGAACGGCGCCGTGACCGTGCTGCCCGAGTACAACGGCGCGCTGCTGGCCTACCTCGACCAGAAGGCCGCGCCGAAGACCGCCGCCGAGACCACGGAGGCCATCAAGGCCAAGCTCGACCCCAAGCTGACGCTGCTGAACCCGGCGCCGGCCCAGGACAAGGACTCGGTGACGGTCAACGCGGCCACCGCGAAGAAGTACCACCTCACCGGGAAGTCCTCCGTCGCCGATCTGAAGGACATCGCCAAGGACCTGGTCATCGGCGGCTCGCCGGAGTTCCAGACCCGGCAGCAGGGCCTGCTGGGCCTGAAGTCCGTCTACGGCCTGGACTTCAAGTCCTTCAAGGCGCTGGACGCGGGCGGCCCGCTCACGCTGGCGGCGCTGCAGAAGGACGCGGTGCAGGTCGCGGACCTCTTCACCACCGACCCGAACATCTCCGAGGAGAAGTTCGTCGTCCTTCAGGACCCGAAGAACCTCTTCGGCTTCGAGAACGTCCAGCCGCTCGTCCACAAGAGCACCCTGTCGCGGAAGGGCGTCGACGCGCTCAACGCGGTCTCGGCCAAGCTGGACACCGCGACCCTGCTGGAGCTGGACAACCAGGCGCAGGTGCAGAAGAAGGACCCGCTGGACGTCGCCAAGGCCTGGCTGAAGTCCGCCGGCCTCGCCTGA
- a CDS encoding ScbR family autoregulator-binding transcription factor: protein MARQLRAEQTRATIITAAADLFDRRGYETTSLSDIVAHAKVTKGALYFHFAAKEDLAHAILELQARAAQRVVADVESRGCSSLESLMRTTFGIARLAVEDPVPRAGLRLATADIAVRPPLRHPFTEWLEYATRKFGGAVREADVHGELDVGAVAHSLVCFFIGTRVAGRSLEPIGRLPRRVAEMWHLIIRGLVPVHRRPRYVTLATQLERETRAA, encoded by the coding sequence ATGGCAAGGCAGTTACGCGCCGAGCAGACCCGGGCAACCATCATCACGGCCGCCGCCGACCTGTTCGACCGGCGGGGCTACGAGACCACCAGCCTGAGCGACATCGTCGCACACGCGAAGGTCACCAAGGGCGCCCTGTACTTCCACTTCGCCGCCAAGGAGGACCTGGCCCACGCCATCCTGGAACTCCAGGCCCGGGCCGCGCAGCGGGTCGTGGCCGACGTCGAGAGCCGCGGCTGCTCCTCCCTGGAATCCCTGATGCGCACCACGTTCGGCATCGCCCGGCTCGCCGTGGAGGACCCGGTGCCGCGCGCCGGACTCCGCCTGGCCACCGCGGACATCGCCGTACGGCCGCCGCTGCGGCATCCGTTCACCGAGTGGCTGGAGTACGCCACCCGCAAGTTCGGCGGAGCCGTGCGGGAGGCCGACGTGCACGGCGAACTCGACGTCGGCGCCGTCGCCCACTCCCTCGTCTGCTTCTTCATCGGCACCCGGGTCGCCGGCCGCTCCCTCGAACCGATCGGACGGCTTCCGCGCCGGGTCGCCGAGATGTGGCACCTGATCATCCGGGGCCTCGTCCCCGTGCACCGCCGCCCCCGCTACGTCACCCTCGCCACCCAGTTGGAGCGGGAGACCAGAGCCGCCTGA
- a CDS encoding DUF6230 family protein translates to MASSPDVPSAGNTPENPGSGSPSDTQNAAGTVTGGERRGRVRARRAAVMAVPATLIAAGLAVLTAQGALGVQFAISGMPFTVTATELNGTGFEQFGSLDNMADGSPNAGDSGGQVLVITSAIKNATLTKLCQSVDLGGTNLLIKAGGGKDKVSARDLTTDSTELSGDAAFDNIEIGNDASTLTKAGVKGPIGVFSQQADTVRIAKLRQTNYATTAGVFKLPGLKLSFSDSGC, encoded by the coding sequence ATGGCCTCGTCCCCGGACGTTCCGTCCGCCGGCAACACCCCCGAGAACCCCGGAAGCGGTTCACCCTCCGACACGCAGAACGCCGCCGGAACCGTCACCGGCGGCGAACGGCGGGGCCGCGTCCGGGCCCGCCGGGCGGCGGTGATGGCCGTACCCGCCACGCTGATCGCCGCCGGCCTCGCGGTCCTCACCGCACAGGGTGCGCTCGGTGTGCAGTTCGCGATCTCCGGCATGCCCTTCACGGTCACCGCGACCGAGCTGAACGGCACCGGGTTCGAACAGTTCGGCTCGCTCGACAACATGGCCGACGGCAGCCCCAACGCCGGGGACAGCGGCGGCCAGGTCCTCGTCATCACCTCCGCCATCAAGAACGCCACGCTGACCAAGCTGTGCCAGAGCGTCGACCTCGGCGGCACCAACCTGCTGATCAAGGCGGGCGGCGGCAAGGACAAGGTCAGCGCGCGCGACCTGACCACCGACTCCACCGAGCTGTCGGGTGACGCCGCGTTCGACAACATCGAGATCGGCAACGACGCCAGCACGCTGACCAAGGCGGGGGTGAAGGGTCCGATCGGCGTCTTCAGCCAGCAGGCCGACACCGTGCGGATCGCCAAACTGCGGCAGACCAACTACGCGACGACGGCGGGTGTGTTCAAACTGCCGGGTCTGAAGCTGAGCTTCAGCGACTCGGGTTGCTGA
- a CDS encoding indole-3-glycerol phosphate synthase: MFTSVLMIEKALTSADVEFVTTLHGDEPVSFHVLLQPRGDQADRLLRAIDDIALGELDEAVREGETPEGQDARSVGRRALDVSLQALRSASSTAEGRLVEDHPLDALKGVVAEVNADEVIVLTDPHYVEEFFHRDWASRARHKVGVPVLKLFSHSKA; the protein is encoded by the coding sequence GTGTTCACAAGCGTTCTGATGATCGAGAAAGCCCTGACGTCCGCCGACGTGGAGTTCGTCACCACCTTGCACGGGGACGAGCCCGTCTCCTTCCATGTGCTGCTCCAGCCGCGCGGCGACCAGGCGGACCGCCTGCTGCGGGCCATCGACGACATCGCGCTCGGCGAACTCGACGAGGCGGTGCGGGAGGGAGAGACCCCGGAGGGGCAGGACGCGAGAAGCGTCGGCCGGCGGGCCCTCGACGTGTCGCTCCAGGCGCTGCGCTCGGCGAGCAGCACGGCGGAGGGCCGGCTGGTCGAGGACCATCCGCTGGACGCGCTGAAGGGGGTCGTGGCCGAGGTGAACGCCGACGAGGTGATCGTGCTCACCGATCCGCACTACGTCGAGGAGTTCTTCCACCGGGACTGGGCCTCCCGGGCCCGGCACAAGGTGGGCGTGCCGGTGCTGAAGCTGTTCTCGCACAGCAAGGCGTAG
- a CDS encoding Tat pathway signal sequence domain protein: protein MRKRSLLALAGTATALALAAATPASAAGAVLTTGSAGGTAVAVGDTLTAPLASGTSATFYSSATGTSGVKCTGSQFTAKVTGNPTAPGTATESVTAHTFDSSTCTSNVTGVLGVNGITIDNLPYAATVASDGTLTVTPPSGSVIQATVKLRTLLGSVTCVYRAPSLTGKAANADSSITFTNQQFTKFSGSSLCFANGFFTAKYAPVTDAGVRIYVN from the coding sequence ATGCGCAAGCGCTCCCTCCTCGCCCTCGCCGGCACCGCCACCGCACTCGCCCTCGCGGCGGCCACCCCGGCCTCCGCGGCCGGCGCGGTCCTCACCACCGGCAGCGCCGGCGGTACCGCGGTCGCCGTCGGCGACACCCTCACGGCGCCCCTGGCCTCCGGCACGTCGGCCACGTTCTACTCCAGCGCGACCGGCACCAGCGGCGTCAAGTGCACGGGGTCCCAGTTCACCGCCAAGGTCACCGGCAACCCGACCGCCCCCGGCACGGCCACCGAGTCCGTCACCGCGCACACCTTCGACAGCTCGACCTGCACCAGCAACGTCACCGGCGTGCTCGGGGTCAACGGCATCACCATCGACAACCTGCCCTACGCGGCGACGGTCGCCTCGGACGGCACCCTCACCGTCACGCCCCCGAGCGGCTCCGTCATCCAGGCCACGGTCAAGCTGCGCACCCTGCTGGGCAGCGTCACCTGCGTCTACCGGGCGCCCAGCCTGACCGGCAAGGCCGCCAACGCCGACAGCAGCATCACCTTCACCAACCAGCAGTTCACGAAGTTCTCCGGTTCGTCGCTCTGCTTCGCCAACGGCTTCTTCACGGCGAAGTACGCGCCCGTCACCGACGCGGGCGTCCGGATCTACGTCAACTAA
- the msrB gene encoding peptide-methionine (R)-S-oxide reductase MsrB, with protein sequence MSYDVEKPDEQWRAELNPAEYAVLRQAGTEPAFTGEYTDTRTEGVYSCRACGAELFTSETKFASHCGWPSFYDPKDTDAVELVQDRSHGMVRTEVRCARCGSHLGHVFEGEGYPTPTDQRYCINSISLRLSPDEG encoded by the coding sequence ATGTCGTACGACGTCGAGAAGCCGGACGAGCAGTGGCGCGCGGAGCTGAACCCGGCCGAGTACGCCGTCCTGCGCCAGGCCGGCACCGAGCCGGCCTTCACCGGTGAGTACACGGACACCAGGACCGAGGGCGTCTACTCCTGCCGGGCCTGTGGTGCCGAGCTGTTCACCTCCGAGACCAAGTTCGCGTCGCACTGCGGCTGGCCGTCCTTCTACGACCCGAAGGACACCGACGCCGTGGAGCTGGTCCAGGACCGGTCCCACGGCATGGTCCGCACCGAGGTGCGGTGCGCCCGCTGCGGTTCCCACCTCGGGCACGTCTTCGAGGGCGAGGGGTATCCGACCCCGACCGACCAGCGGTACTGCATCAACTCCATCTCCCTGCGGTTGAGCCCGGACGAGGGCTGA
- a CDS encoding DUF6114 domain-containing protein, producing the protein MPDRPRLGPRPAFRRWRARRPFWGGLLLALGGGEILLTEKASLKVVLHIGMQGLAGYLLPGLMVLLGLLILFNPSQRLFYSLTGILLSLGTWLTSNLGGFFLGLLLGATGSCLTFGWLPDQRPRVSRRARRRQARTAARAPAPEGAEGAT; encoded by the coding sequence GTGCCGGACCGTCCACGTCTGGGACCGAGGCCCGCCTTCCGCAGGTGGCGGGCCCGCCGGCCGTTCTGGGGCGGACTGCTGCTCGCCCTGGGCGGCGGCGAGATCCTGCTCACCGAGAAGGCCTCGCTGAAGGTCGTCCTGCACATCGGCATGCAGGGCCTGGCGGGTTATCTGCTGCCCGGGCTGATGGTGCTGCTGGGTCTGCTGATCCTCTTCAACCCCTCCCAGCGCCTCTTCTACTCCCTCACCGGCATCCTGCTCTCGCTGGGCACCTGGCTCACCTCCAACCTGGGCGGCTTCTTCCTCGGCCTCCTCCTCGGCGCCACCGGTAGCTGCCTGACCTTCGGCTGGCTCCCCGACCAGCGGCCACGCGTCAGCCGCCGCGCACGCCGCAGGCAGGCGAGGACGGCGGCCCGGGCGCCGGCACCGGAGGGCGCGGAAGGCGCGACCTGA
- a CDS encoding ABC transporter permease gives MNVLNFAHSFFSDSAHWHGYDGIPTRFAEHLRYSLEALLIAAAIGLPVGLLTGHTGRGGNALALLATAGRALPSFGLLVLMFLWIGFGLLPVMIPLVVLAVPPILVTAYEAVRSVDPSPVDAARGMGMSETRVLLQVELPVALPLVLSGLRTAAIQIVSTATIAAYVSLGGLGRYIIDGLYQRNYDKVVGGATLTAALALATLGLFWAAARLTVSPGVRRNG, from the coding sequence GTGAACGTCCTGAACTTCGCGCACTCCTTCTTCAGCGACAGCGCCCACTGGCACGGCTACGACGGCATCCCCACCCGGTTCGCCGAGCACCTCAGGTACTCGCTGGAAGCCCTCCTGATCGCCGCCGCGATCGGGCTGCCCGTCGGCCTGCTCACCGGCCACACCGGGCGCGGCGGCAACGCGCTCGCCCTCCTCGCCACCGCCGGCCGCGCCCTGCCCAGCTTCGGTCTGCTGGTGCTGATGTTCCTCTGGATAGGTTTCGGCCTGCTGCCGGTGATGATCCCGCTGGTGGTGCTCGCCGTACCGCCGATCCTGGTCACCGCCTACGAGGCGGTCCGCTCGGTCGACCCGTCCCCGGTGGACGCGGCGCGCGGCATGGGGATGTCCGAGACCCGCGTACTGCTCCAGGTCGAACTGCCGGTCGCGCTCCCGCTGGTCCTGAGCGGACTGCGCACGGCGGCCATCCAGATCGTCTCCACCGCCACCATCGCCGCGTACGTCAGCCTCGGCGGGCTCGGGCGGTACATCATCGACGGGCTCTACCAGAGGAACTACGACAAGGTCGTCGGCGGTGCCACCCTGACCGCCGCTCTGGCCCTCGCGACCCTCGGCCTGTTCTGGGCGGCGGCCCGGCTCACGGTGTCCCCGGGCGTACGCCGGAACGGCTGA
- a CDS encoding damage-control phosphatase ARMT1 family protein: protein MPDTPFAPVIRGDEPGSFPHSVLAERHPAIIRQVRDAFPFGPAQHAALDELLRNCTEGTVGPLPADAPDRDRWHAWGLPDHTGRSWYDVPWLWSESYFYRRLLDAVGYVGPGAWQGIDPFRPFKRAELDAPETDAELAALDGLRDLPEEERARALLHGSLWGNRADLGFRLSAADAGTRQPVPALVADDSETLWSLLPPAGTGTLVLVADNAGRELLPDLLLIAHLLTEGRAARAVLHVKPYPYYVSDATTADVVDALNRLRAAPGAAGGYGRVLRSAMADGRLTVRAHPFSCAPLPYADMPDDLRAEFAAATLTVVKGDLNYRRLVGDRFWPPTTPFRETTAYFPGPVAALRTLKSEVITGLSAATEAALVAAEGQRWRTSGTHALIQADPSGGARRG from the coding sequence ATGCCCGACACCCCCTTCGCACCCGTGATCCGCGGTGACGAGCCCGGCTCGTTCCCGCACAGCGTGCTGGCCGAGCGGCATCCCGCCATCATCCGGCAGGTACGGGACGCTTTCCCGTTCGGCCCCGCGCAGCACGCGGCGCTGGACGAGCTGCTGAGGAACTGCACCGAGGGCACGGTCGGGCCGCTGCCCGCCGACGCCCCGGACCGGGACCGCTGGCACGCCTGGGGCCTGCCCGACCACACCGGCCGGTCCTGGTACGACGTGCCGTGGCTGTGGTCCGAGAGCTACTTCTACCGCCGGCTGCTCGACGCCGTCGGCTACGTCGGACCGGGCGCCTGGCAGGGCATCGACCCCTTCCGCCCGTTCAAGCGCGCCGAACTCGACGCCCCCGAGACCGACGCGGAACTGGCCGCCCTGGACGGCCTGCGGGACCTGCCCGAGGAGGAACGGGCGCGCGCCCTGCTGCACGGCTCCCTGTGGGGCAACCGCGCCGACCTCGGCTTCCGGCTCTCCGCCGCGGACGCCGGGACCCGGCAGCCGGTCCCCGCGCTGGTCGCGGACGACAGCGAGACCCTGTGGTCGCTGCTGCCGCCGGCCGGCACCGGCACGCTCGTGCTCGTCGCGGACAACGCCGGCCGTGAACTCCTCCCCGATCTCCTGCTGATCGCCCACCTCCTCACCGAGGGCCGGGCCGCGCGGGCCGTCCTGCACGTCAAGCCGTACCCCTACTACGTCTCCGACGCCACCACCGCCGACGTCGTGGACGCCCTGAACCGACTGCGTGCGGCCCCCGGCGCGGCGGGCGGGTACGGGCGCGTGCTCCGGTCCGCCATGGCCGACGGCCGCCTCACCGTCCGCGCCCACCCCTTCTCCTGCGCCCCGCTGCCGTACGCCGACATGCCGGACGACCTGCGCGCCGAGTTCGCGGCGGCCACGCTGACCGTCGTCAAGGGCGACCTCAACTACCGCCGTCTGGTGGGCGACCGGTTCTGGCCGCCCACCACGCCCTTCCGGGAGACGACCGCGTACTTCCCCGGTCCGGTCGCCGCGCTGCGCACCCTGAAGTCCGAGGTGATCACCGGCCTGAGCGCCGCGACCGAGGCCGCGCTGGTGGCCGCCGAGGGGCAGCGCTGGCGGACGAGCGGGACGCACGCGCTCATCCAGGCCGACCCGTCGGGTGGCGCACGGCGGGGGTGA